In Prosthecobacter vanneervenii, the genomic stretch AAGTTTCCGTTTGGGGCAGATTGGCCAGCACAAAACGGATCATCTCGAGCTCTTGCGGTCTTGAGGTGTCACGCTGCGCAACCATCCAGGCGGCTGCGAGCGCCACGGCTATTGCGCCAGTCTGACCATCCTCGTGCGAATGGGTGACTTGGGCAGATTTGCGGGCATGCGAGATCACCATCTGCAGATCATCCGCAAAATAGGCACCTATGGGCGCGGCGCGCATCGCACCACCATTGCCGCAAGAGCCTTCACCATCAAAGACACGACCTGCAGCCTCCCGCCAGGCCACGCCTTCACCAATCGCCTGCAAGATGCCACGAGCAGTGCCGCCGTAGCCGCGATCCGGCTCTCTGGCATACTCCTTGGCAAACTCTTTTGCAAGCCAGTCAGGCTCTATTGCCCGATGCTTCTGCAAGCAACGCGTGACGGCGACTCCCATCACGGTGTCGTCTGTGTAGAACCACGGAGGCGGTGGAATGAAGCGTCCTTCCAGCCGTTGATCAGCCGTAACAGCGGTGACAAAGAAAAAACTCTGTCCAAAAGCATCCCCCACGGACAAGCCGTCGAGCGAGAGCAGTGCGCGCTGAAGGCGCTGATCGTGGTCTGACTGATTATCGGCATTCATAGAGTTGAAAATTTTTGTTCGAACTTGGTGATCAGCTCCCGCAGTTCTTGCTGGCGTGGCAATGCGAGCCGCCATTCGGCAGGGATGGCATCGAAGCCATAGGCGATGCCGGCCAGACCACCGGCTACGCAGCCGGTGGTGTCGGTGTCGTCGCCGAGGTTCACTGCTTTGAGGGCGCAGTCTGAGAAGTTGTTTGTGGTGAGCAGGCACCAGAGAGAGGCGGTGAGGGTCTCCATGACATAGCCGCCTGAGTGAATGTGGAGTTCAGGCTCCGAAGCGAGATCCTTGCGAAGAAGGGTGCGGAAAGTGC encodes the following:
- a CDS encoding ADP-ribosylglycohydrolase family protein; the encoded protein is MNADNQSDHDQRLQRALLSLDGLSVGDAFGQSFFFVTAVTADQRLEGRFIPPPPWFYTDDTVMGVAVTRCLQKHRAIEPDWLAKEFAKEYAREPDRGYGGTARGILQAIGEGVAWREAAGRVFDGEGSCGNGGAMRAAPIGAYFADDLQMVISHARKSAQVTHSHEDGQTGAIAVALAAAWMVAQRDTSRPQELEMIRFVLANLPQTETYWRLKKALTLPHELSPKTAALILGNGSQVISSDTVPFCLWCACRHSDDYAEALWAAVSVYGDMDTNCAIVGSLVALSTGHAGIPAEWLASREPLNLEFQ